The Drosophila sechellia strain sech25 chromosome 2L, ASM438219v1, whole genome shotgun sequence region CAGTATTTAAACCCTTCTATTGGTAGAACGGGTATCTGATTGACGGGGCCCTCTAGCATTCCCTCctggtttgttttttaatttcaaatctCCCGCCttagtatttttaaaatactACTCATAATAATACTAGAAGGCGCTTCAAACGAACTTAACTTGGAACTTGGAACTTAACAATTCAACATATCCTATGTTTACATCCAGCTTAAAGAGCAAGCTTGACTATTggatttgaatttaattatgaGAAAAATAATCACAAAACTTTTATACTTCTGCGACTTAGGCGCTAATCGAAACGTCAATCTCTCAATAAATCTCCCACTTGGCCACACTAATGTAGCgttatttacaaaatattcttttttttcgacGTTAATTTATCGTTTATGCCGACTATGTCGCGTAGCAGGATATGGAAGTTCTACGACAAGTTGGATCGGAATTCCGCACAGTGCCAGCTATGCGAGAAAGTCATCAAGACTAGCGGCAACACGTCCAATCTGATGAAGCACATGAAGACCCATCCGCAGATGTAGGAAAGGGTCCTGAGTTCAAAAACCTTTCACAATGAAAATTTTCTTGAAGAGACCTCTTCGATGACGATGTGGTAGTGGAGCGGGGCATATACAAGCGGCGGGAGCAGGATGACAAGCTGCGATTCCGGAAGGTTGTGCTCTTCAAGGAAGAGAGCTCTGATTTCCACAGCGAGCTGTTGTTCAAGGCTGCCAAAGATGCGAACGGCATTATCGAGCTGGATGATCAGGGAATGACCAAGGCGGCTGCTGAGGATCGCATCTCAACAAAGAGCGTCGGTTATGCGTGGGTCTCTCCGGAGGCCACAGTGTCCCGAACGGAGACGGTTGGCGACGACGATATCATCGAATTCGAACCCAAGGAGGAGCTCGATGAGCCGGAGAAAAGCCCACTTCCTCAAATTGTACCATTTGCCGGCCATGAGTAAGTTTAAATCAAAAGCATTTTGAATTCTTTAAAAGTATAGATACAATGTTAGTAAGTCCTCATTTATTTCCCAGCAACTTAAAAATGGAAGAACCTCTGCCAAGCGAGAGTCCGTTTCACAAGGACATGGCCTTCTTTGTCTGCCGTGACCGTCAGTCATTGCAGATTGTGCAGGGCGAGGGATTCCAGCACCTAGTGAAAGTACTGTGCCCCACCTACAGGCCACCGAGTGCGGCGAAACTGGAGGCCATTATCTGCAGGGAGTCGGAAGCGCAGAGGTCCAAGCTCCGCCAGCAGTTGGCCGCTATCTGTACACTCAGCCTGAGTTGCTCGGTCCACACAAATGCGGAGAGTCAAAACTGGATAGAGCTGGTGGCCCACTTTCACGAGGGGCGGCAACGAATCTCTCGAACTCTTTCTGTGCTGCGCCTTCCCGATCTTTTCACCTCCAACGAACTGGTGGATTGCATGGAGCAAGTGTGCCAGCGCTTCGACATTCCAAAGTCAAGGATCTGCTGCGTGACGACAAGGAGCAGTCAACTGCTGGAGGATGCGGTGACATTGTTCCTGGGCGCTCATCATCATGTTCCCTGCTTCGCATACCAATTGAATTCTCTTTTAGAGGAGGTGATGCAGCGTCCAGAGATACGTGATTTGCGCGACAAGGTGCGTCACCATGTGCAGTCCACATTGCAGCTGAATCCCCAACTGGATTCCACACACCGACCTATTAGTGCGTACAATATGCTAGACTTATACCTGAAACACACTCTCGTTCAAGAGCCGCTGCCTTTTTCGCCGGCCGATGTGGATTTGTGTCAGCAATTGCTGGACGTGCTGAGACCATTGACCAGCTCTATGCGTGAGCTAAGTCGAACACCATATCCGGCGGCCAGCACAGCCCTGCCCATTGCCCAAACTCTGATCAACCAACTGAAGCAGGAGAAGAGTGCGGAACACA contains the following coding sequences:
- the LOC6611194 gene encoding uncharacterized protein LOC6611194 produces the protein MPTMSRSRIWKFYDKLDRNSAQCQLCEKVIKTSGNTSNLMKHMKTHPQIDLFDDDVVVERGIYKRREQDDKLRFRKVVLFKEESSDFHSELLFKAAKDANGIIELDDQGMTKAAAEDRISTKSVGYAWVSPEATVSRTETVGDDDIIEFEPKEELDEPEKSPLPQIVPFAGHDNLKMEEPLPSESPFHKDMAFFVCRDRQSLQIVQGEGFQHLVKVLCPTYRPPSAAKLEAIICRESEAQRSKLRQQLAAICTLSLSCSVHTNAESQNWIELVAHFHEGRQRISRTLSVLRLPDLFTSNELVDCMEQVCQRFDIPKSRICCVTTRSSQLLEDAVTLFLGAHHHVPCFAYQLNSLLEEVMQRPEIRDLRDKVRHHVQSTLQLNPQLDSTHRPISAYNMLDLYLKHTLVQEPLPFSPADVDLCQQLLDVLRPLTSSMRELSRTPYPAASTALPIAQTLINQLKQEKSAEHMVAREIRLFMVQQLEEIFERMERNLHLALASLLDPRFRNIPFQSGALVAQYMTQLYDMMQAHVDSGEQAAARDPENRDHYDIWAAFKSFSHGKQRLVNGSNNPEEDDEIARYFCAGMSTLRAEPFQLWEELAEAHPFLHNVAQRYLHVPATAEPADRLFTAEGAAVTAQYARLIENNMENVLFMAEVPTKEWQL